In one window of Micromonospora cathayae DNA:
- a CDS encoding SUKH-3 domain-containing protein yields the protein MANQVALAVVVVDYLKISESGDLMIRFDSLSQDTLRALDAAGWGVNRAVDPKQWVEPLESEGYRVHPLATAVLSALGGLSVEPINRVGPNFANDEPYNFDPLAGGSGQRALALEVETVLGGQYFPIGEWLSYSSVFLEARGRVVAAGMGWFWEVGPSFEESLELAVCANRPLLCLYSDPGVAPWPPA from the coding sequence ATGGCGAACCAGGTCGCGCTTGCGGTCGTTGTAGTCGACTACTTGAAGATCTCGGAATCGGGTGACTTGATGATCCGCTTTGACTCACTTAGTCAGGACACGCTTAGGGCCCTTGACGCTGCTGGGTGGGGAGTGAACCGCGCCGTTGACCCAAAACAATGGGTAGAGCCTCTGGAGAGCGAAGGCTACCGGGTCCATCCATTGGCTACAGCTGTCCTGTCGGCGCTGGGGGGGCTTTCGGTTGAGCCGATCAACAGGGTGGGACCGAATTTTGCTAATGATGAGCCTTACAATTTCGATCCGCTCGCGGGCGGGTCGGGGCAGCGCGCCTTAGCTTTGGAGGTGGAGACAGTTCTCGGCGGGCAGTATTTCCCTATCGGTGAATGGCTCAGCTACTCAAGCGTATTTCTGGAAGCTAGAGGGAGAGTGGTTGCTGCTGGCATGGGATGGTTCTGGGAGGTGGGGCCAAGCTTTGAAGAGTCTTTAGAGCTAGCAGTTTGCGCGAACCGCCCGCTGCTCTGTCTATACTCTGATCCGGGCGTGGCCCCTTGGCCGCCCGCGTGA
- a CDS encoding GNAT family N-acetyltransferase: MLNPDYPIRTERLDLRPFTGDDLAALHAYQSRADVTRYLYWEPYDEAATREALARKRHRTALRNSGDALNLAVVVRETGELIGDVLLFWVSAEHRQGEIGYVFHPDHGGRGYATEAARMMLEIGFDLLGLHRVVGRLDARNTASARVLERLGMRREAHLVESEFVKGEWCDELLYAMLDREWQAVRPAWP; the protein is encoded by the coding sequence GTGCTGAACCCCGACTACCCGATCCGCACCGAGCGGCTCGACCTGCGGCCGTTCACCGGGGACGACCTCGCCGCGCTGCACGCGTACCAGTCCCGGGCGGACGTGACGCGCTACCTGTACTGGGAGCCGTACGACGAGGCCGCCACCCGGGAGGCGCTGGCCCGCAAGCGGCACCGCACCGCGCTACGGAACTCCGGGGACGCGCTGAACCTGGCGGTGGTGGTCCGCGAGACCGGCGAGCTCATCGGTGACGTGCTGCTGTTCTGGGTCAGCGCGGAACACCGGCAGGGTGAGATCGGGTACGTCTTCCACCCCGATCACGGCGGGCGGGGCTACGCCACCGAGGCGGCCCGGATGATGCTGGAGATCGGCTTCGACCTGCTCGGCCTGCACCGGGTGGTCGGCCGGCTGGACGCCCGCAACACCGCCTCGGCCCGGGTGCTGGAACGCCTCGGCATGCGCCGGGAGGCGCACCTGGTCGAGAGCGAGTTCGTCAAGGGCGAGTGGTGCGACGAGCTGCTCTACGCGATGCTCGACCGGGAGTGGCAGGCGGTCCGCCCCGCCTGGCCGTGA
- a CDS encoding nitroreductase/quinone reductase family protein, producing MPNSFNDAIIEEFRANHGRVGGPFEGGRLLLLTTTGVHSGRPHTTPLAYLPDEGGRLLVVASAAGADRHPHWYHNLVADPQVTVEDGTFTYQAEATVLPGDERDRVFPRIAEAQPGYAGYQAKTSRVIPVVALRQVAVGPPPASSLGAALRLIHDAFRRELAIVRREVAGSGPGLGAQLRINCLTVCQGLHHHHTLEDTGLFRAMDDHPELAPTLERLRAEHERIAAVLAELQAALTRPDPDPTVLLPEVDRLIAELENHLTYEEEQLIPILDGMPQP from the coding sequence TTGCCGAACAGTTTCAATGACGCCATCATCGAGGAGTTCCGGGCCAACCACGGGCGGGTCGGAGGTCCGTTCGAGGGCGGCCGGCTGCTGCTGCTCACCACCACCGGCGTCCACAGCGGACGCCCACACACCACCCCACTGGCCTACCTGCCCGACGAGGGCGGCCGGCTGCTGGTCGTCGCGTCGGCCGCCGGGGCGGACCGGCACCCGCACTGGTACCACAACCTGGTGGCCGACCCGCAGGTCACCGTCGAGGACGGCACCTTCACGTACCAGGCCGAGGCCACCGTCCTCCCCGGCGACGAACGGGACCGGGTCTTCCCCCGGATCGCCGAGGCCCAACCCGGGTACGCCGGCTACCAGGCGAAAACCAGCCGGGTCATCCCGGTCGTCGCGCTCCGGCAGGTCGCCGTTGGCCCGCCGCCCGCCAGCTCGCTCGGGGCGGCGCTCCGCCTGATCCACGACGCGTTCCGCCGGGAACTCGCCATCGTCCGGCGGGAGGTCGCCGGCTCCGGCCCTGGCCTGGGCGCCCAGTTGCGGATCAACTGCCTGACCGTCTGCCAGGGCCTGCACCACCACCACACCTTGGAAGACACCGGCCTGTTCCGGGCCATGGACGACCACCCGGAACTCGCCCCGACCCTGGAGCGGCTGCGGGCCGAGCACGAGCGGATCGCCGCCGTCCTGGCCGAGCTACAGGCGGCGCTCACCCGACCGGACCCCGACCCCACGGTGCTGCTCCCCGAGGTGGACCGGCTGATCGCGGAGCTGGAAAACCACCTGACGTACGAGGAGGAGCAGCTCATCCCGATCCTCGACGGCATGCCGCAGCCCTGA
- the dnaE gene encoding DNA polymerase III subunit alpha, with amino-acid sequence MAESFAHLHVHTEYSMLDGAARLKDLFAEASRLGMPAVAMTDHGNMHGAHDFYKQAMAAGITPVLGIEAYVAPESRFHKQRVKWGRPEQKSDDVSGSGGYTHKTIWARNKTGLHNLFTLTSKAYTEGFFVKWPRMDTELIAQYADGLMATTGCPSGEVQTRLRLGHDAQALEAAAKYQDIFGRENYFLELMDHGLDIEKRVRDGLLEIGKKLGIPPVVTNDSHYTHEAQAESHDVLLCVQTGSNIADPNRFKFGGSGYFIKSAEEMRGVDGSDIWLEGCRNTLLVAEKVDPAGMFEFHNLMPRFPVPDGETEESWFRKETFKGLARRFPGGIPEGHVVQAEYELGVIIQMGFPSYFLVVADFIQWAKNQGIAVGPGRGSAAGSLVAYALGITDLDPIPHGLIFERFLNPERVSMPDVDIDFDERRRGEVIKYVTDKWGEDKVAQIATFGTIKAKAAIKDSARVLGYPYAVGDRITKAMPPAVMGKDIPLSGIFDPKHPRYAEAGEIRGLYESDPDVKKVIDTAKGIEGLIRQTGVHAAGVIMSAEPIIEHIPLMRRDSDGVIITQFDYPTCESLGLLKMDFLGLRNLTIIDDAVKNIQLNHGKDLDLLGLDLDDKAAYELLARGDTLGVFQLDGGPMRSLLRMMKPDNFEDISAVLALYRPGPMGVDSHTNYALRKNGLQEITPIHPELEEPLREILAPTYGLIVYQEQVQRAAQILAGYTLGQADLLRRAMGKKKKEILDKEFIPFRDGCRANGYSDEAIQKVWDVLVPFAGYAFNKAHSAAYGLVSYWTAYLKAHYPAEYMAALLTSVGDDKDKMALYLSECRRMRIQVLPPDVNTSAGPFTPVGKEIRFGLGAVRNVGANVVAAIMRCREEKGEYSDFYDFLSKVDAVVCNKKTIESLIKAGAFDALKHPRKGLLAVHAEAIDAYADVKRKEAVGQYDLFGAGFGDADDAPSSTTVMPVIGEGEWDKRDKLAFEREMLGLYVSDHPLFGLEHVLGAAADCTIAALSEEGSVPDGAVVTLAGILSGVQRRVTKQGRAWASATLEDLAGGVEALFFPNTYEVIGQYIAEDAIVVVKGRVDRRDDTPRIMAMDMQLPDVTSNPANKPVTLTIPVHRCTPPLVERLKETLVLHPGDTEVHVKLLNGPKTTTLRLGPFRVAATTALMGDLKSVLGPANVS; translated from the coding sequence ATGGCCGAATCGTTCGCGCATCTGCACGTGCACACGGAGTACTCGATGCTCGACGGTGCGGCCCGGCTCAAGGACCTGTTCGCCGAGGCGAGCCGGCTGGGCATGCCGGCGGTGGCGATGACCGACCACGGCAACATGCACGGCGCGCACGACTTCTACAAGCAGGCCATGGCCGCCGGCATCACCCCGGTGCTGGGCATCGAGGCGTACGTCGCCCCGGAGTCGCGGTTCCACAAGCAGCGGGTCAAGTGGGGGCGGCCGGAGCAGAAGAGCGACGACGTCTCCGGTAGCGGTGGCTACACCCACAAGACGATCTGGGCGCGGAACAAGACCGGCCTGCACAACCTCTTCACGCTCACCAGCAAGGCGTACACCGAGGGCTTCTTCGTCAAGTGGCCCCGGATGGACACCGAGCTGATCGCGCAGTACGCCGACGGGCTGATGGCCACCACCGGCTGCCCCTCCGGCGAGGTGCAGACCCGGCTGCGGCTGGGCCACGACGCGCAGGCCCTCGAGGCGGCGGCCAAGTACCAGGACATCTTCGGCCGGGAGAACTACTTCCTGGAGTTGATGGACCACGGCCTGGACATCGAGAAGCGGGTCCGGGACGGGCTGCTGGAGATCGGCAAGAAGCTCGGCATCCCGCCGGTGGTCACCAACGACTCGCACTACACCCACGAGGCCCAGGCCGAGTCGCACGACGTGCTGCTCTGCGTGCAGACCGGCAGCAACATCGCCGACCCGAACCGGTTCAAGTTCGGCGGCAGCGGCTACTTCATCAAGTCCGCCGAGGAGATGCGCGGCGTCGACGGCTCCGACATCTGGCTGGAGGGCTGCCGCAACACCCTGCTGGTCGCCGAGAAGGTCGACCCGGCCGGGATGTTCGAGTTCCACAACCTGATGCCCCGGTTCCCGGTGCCCGACGGCGAGACCGAGGAGTCCTGGTTCCGCAAGGAGACCTTCAAGGGGCTGGCCCGCCGGTTCCCCGGCGGCATCCCCGAGGGGCACGTCGTCCAGGCCGAGTACGAGCTGGGCGTCATCATCCAGATGGGCTTCCCGTCGTACTTCCTCGTGGTCGCCGACTTCATCCAGTGGGCGAAGAACCAGGGCATCGCGGTCGGTCCGGGCCGTGGTTCGGCGGCCGGCTCGCTGGTCGCGTACGCGCTGGGCATCACCGACCTGGACCCGATCCCGCACGGGCTGATCTTCGAACGGTTCCTGAACCCGGAGCGGGTCTCCATGCCGGACGTCGACATCGACTTCGACGAGCGTCGGCGCGGCGAGGTGATCAAGTACGTCACCGACAAGTGGGGTGAGGACAAGGTCGCCCAGATCGCCACCTTCGGTACGATCAAGGCGAAGGCCGCGATCAAGGACTCGGCCCGAGTGCTCGGCTACCCGTACGCGGTGGGCGACCGGATCACCAAGGCGATGCCGCCGGCGGTGATGGGCAAGGACATCCCGCTGTCCGGCATCTTCGACCCGAAGCACCCCCGCTACGCCGAGGCCGGCGAGATCCGGGGCCTGTACGAGTCCGACCCGGACGTCAAGAAGGTCATCGACACCGCCAAGGGCATCGAGGGGCTGATCCGGCAGACCGGTGTGCACGCCGCCGGCGTGATCATGTCGGCCGAGCCGATCATCGAGCACATCCCGCTGATGCGCCGGGACTCCGACGGGGTGATCATCACCCAGTTCGACTACCCGACGTGCGAGTCGCTCGGGCTGTTGAAGATGGACTTCCTCGGCCTGCGGAACCTGACGATCATCGACGACGCGGTGAAGAACATCCAGCTCAACCACGGCAAGGACCTCGACCTGCTGGGGCTGGACCTGGACGACAAGGCCGCCTACGAGCTGCTCGCCCGGGGCGACACCCTGGGCGTGTTCCAGCTCGACGGCGGGCCGATGCGGTCGCTGCTGCGGATGATGAAGCCGGACAACTTCGAGGACATCTCCGCCGTCCTGGCGCTGTACCGGCCCGGCCCGATGGGCGTCGACTCGCACACCAACTACGCGTTGCGCAAGAACGGCCTCCAGGAGATCACCCCGATCCACCCGGAGCTGGAGGAGCCGCTGCGGGAGATCCTCGCCCCCACCTACGGCCTGATCGTCTACCAGGAGCAGGTGCAACGCGCCGCGCAGATCCTCGCCGGCTACACGCTCGGCCAGGCCGACCTGCTGCGCCGGGCGATGGGCAAGAAGAAGAAGGAGATCCTCGACAAGGAGTTCATCCCGTTCCGGGACGGCTGCCGCGCCAACGGCTACTCCGACGAGGCCATCCAGAAGGTCTGGGACGTGCTGGTCCCGTTCGCCGGGTACGCCTTCAACAAGGCGCACTCCGCCGCGTACGGGCTGGTGTCGTACTGGACCGCGTACCTGAAGGCGCACTACCCGGCCGAGTACATGGCCGCCCTGCTGACCTCGGTCGGCGACGACAAGGACAAGATGGCCCTCTATCTGTCCGAGTGCCGCCGGATGCGGATCCAGGTGCTGCCGCCGGACGTGAACACCTCCGCCGGTCCGTTCACGCCGGTCGGCAAGGAGATCCGGTTCGGGCTCGGCGCGGTCCGCAACGTCGGCGCGAACGTGGTCGCCGCGATCATGCGCTGCCGGGAGGAGAAGGGCGAGTACAGCGACTTCTACGACTTCCTGTCCAAGGTCGACGCGGTGGTCTGCAACAAGAAGACCATCGAATCGCTGATCAAGGCCGGGGCGTTCGACGCGCTCAAGCACCCGCGCAAGGGGCTGCTCGCCGTACACGCCGAGGCCATCGACGCGTACGCCGACGTCAAGCGTAAGGAGGCGGTCGGCCAGTACGACCTGTTCGGGGCCGGCTTCGGCGACGCCGACGACGCCCCCAGCAGCACCACGGTGATGCCGGTGATCGGCGAGGGCGAGTGGGACAAGCGCGACAAGCTCGCCTTCGAGCGGGAGATGCTCGGCCTCTACGTCTCCGACCATCCGTTGTTCGGGCTGGAACACGTGCTCGGCGCGGCGGCCGACTGCACCATCGCCGCGCTGTCCGAGGAGGGGTCCGTCCCGGACGGCGCGGTGGTCACCCTGGCCGGCATCCTCTCCGGCGTGCAGCGCCGGGTCACCAAGCAGGGCCGGGCCTGGGCCTCGGCCACCCTGGAGGACCTGGCCGGTGGGGTGGAGGCCCTGTTCTTCCCCAACACCTACGAGGTGATCGGGCAGTACATCGCCGAGGACGCGATCGTGGTGGTGAAGGGCCGGGTGGACCGGCGCGACGACACCCCCCGGATCATGGCGATGGACATGCAGCTCCCGGACGTCACCAGCAACCCGGCGAACAAGCCGGTCACCCTGACCATCCCGGTGCACCGCTGCACGCCGCCGCTGGTCGAACGGCTCAAGGAGACGCTGGTGCTGCATCCCGGCGACACCGAGGTGCACGTCAAGCTGCTCAACGGCCCGAAGACCACCACGCTGCGGCTCGGACCGTTCCGGGTCGCCGCCACCACCGCGCTGATGGGGGACCTGAAGAGCGTCCTCGGCCCGGCCAACGTCAGCTGA